Genomic window (Synergistaceae bacterium):
GTATACAGCCGGATCCAGAAAGAATATCTTCCCTTTACGACACTGATATTCTATGGTGGCTCCTTTGAAGAAAAACAAATCTTTCCTGAACTAAAAAACTACGATACATCCCATGGCTTCGCCGCCTATGTATGTGAGAACTTCTCCTGCCAAAGCCCCATTTACACTCCCGGGGAACTTCTAAATTATTTAAGCTTATCAGCAGAAAAAGAGTAGTCGTATTTTATATACATCGTGCTCTTTCTTAGTTAGTAGATTATTAGTAATCTTCTAGGGTAATCCTTTATAAAGGAGGGATATAATGAAAGATGTAATTAAAGTAGGTCAAGAGGCTTTAGATTTTAAATTAAAAGATCAAAATGGCAAAGAAGTAAACTTAAAGGACTTTAAAGGAAAAAAAGTATTGCTATCCTTTCATCCTTTAGCATGGACAGCAGGTTGACTGGATCATATGAGAGCCCTTGAGCTCGCCTATGATGGATTCATAGAAAAAAATATAGTACCACTGGGAATTAACGTAGACCATCAATACTCAAAATCAGCCTGGGGAAAAGTGATAAATATAAGTAAGCTACAAATGCTATCGGACTACAATCCCCTAGGAGAAGTGGCAAAAGCTTTCGGTGTTTTTTCGGAAGAAATGAACGCATCTGGAAGAGCCAATTTTCTAATAGATGAAAACGGCAAAATAGAGTGGGTCGAAGTCTATAAAATCTCAGAAATTCCAGATTTTAAAGAAGTCCTTTCCAAAATTTCCAAGTTATAAAAATAAACAATAGACTAAGATTGAAAAGGTTAAATGTCCGTGTAAAATAATAAAGTCCTGTTTGAGACAATATAACGGACTCTCAGACAGGACTTTATTTATCACAGACAACAGATATACAACTAGGATCACACCTAAATTTGGATTTTTAATAAAATTCATTTATCATTAAATACTTTCATTGGACAGTGTAGAAGCCTTACCGATTTTCTCTCGCTTTTATTTTTATTTATTTCGGATAGTATATTTAAAGTGCAATTACAAAATTAACTCTAGGTATAAAATTTCTATTCATTTCAATCTTTATGCCATTTTAGGGTATAATTAAAATATATAAAATCATAAGGAGCAATCAAATGAAAATAGCCCATGAAGATAATCTAGAAGCCGTCATCTTTAATAGCCCAGATGCTAAGGGTGCATCCATGAAAGCACTGATCTCACCAAAGGAAGGCTGGGAGGGATATGTAATGAGAGTATTAGAATTAACAGAAGGCGGATACTCTCCCAAGCATAGCCATCCATGGCCACATATAAATTATATGTTAGATGGAAATGGTACTCTCTTTATAAACGGAGAAGAACATGAAGTAAAAGCAGGTTCCTATGCCTATATCCCAGCGGATACATTGCATAAATTTAAAAATGCAGGTGAAGGTGTATTTAAATTTATTTGTATAGTGCCTGAAGAAGGCCATAAATAAGATTAAAGAGGAGGTCAGTGTAATTACTAACTTCCTCTTTATTTTTTTTCCTAAAGATATTTCACCACTTTTTTCGGGCTTTATTTTATCCTTTGCTTGAATTTATTATTCCCCTGAGTTTATTCATTTAATTATAAAGTATTTCTTTCAAATTACCATGAAAACCCATATCAACAAATTTTGCTTACTGCCAATTATTCATCGGCAATATCAACAACAATCTTATTGCAACTTTTACAGAGATTGGCTTCTTTAACACAGCCATTCATACCTCCAGCAATTTTGATGTCATCTAATGTTGGATCCGGTAAAAAGA
Coding sequences:
- a CDS encoding redoxin domain-containing protein, with translation MKDVIKVGQEALDFKLKDQNGKEVNLKDFKGKKVLLSFHPLAWTAG
- a CDS encoding redoxin domain-containing protein; the protein is MRALELAYDGFIEKNIVPLGINVDHQYSKSAWGKVINISKLQMLSDYNPLGEVAKAFGVFSEEMNASGRANFLIDENGKIEWVEVYKISEIPDFKEVLSKISKL
- a CDS encoding cupin domain-containing protein, whose amino-acid sequence is MKIAHEDNLEAVIFNSPDAKGASMKALISPKEGWEGYVMRVLELTEGGYSPKHSHPWPHINYMLDGNGTLFINGEEHEVKAGSYAYIPADTLHKFKNAGEGVFKFICIVPEEGHK